One genomic region from Cyanobium usitatum str. Tous encodes:
- the hrpB gene encoding ATP-dependent helicase HrpB produces the protein MIPQGQPLPTPPLPIDGLLAPLLEACRPGATVLLQAPPGAGKTTRVPLALLSGLNLEAGKPGAPSGRIWMLEPRRLAAKAAAQRLAAELGEPLGQQVGYSVRLESCISAATRLEVLTDGLFLRRLQANPDLDRVDCLIFDEFHERGADTDLSLALVRQARELLRPELRLVLMSATLNLAPLAEQLPGATVLTSEGRCYPVAISHQPPRPGERLAQQLVRALEQHWLEQRGDGETVLVFLPGQREILDCSRAIAATEWGKPSHRGVECVPLHGNLPLEAQGRAIGPASSAAGKVVLATSIAESSLTLAGVALVLDSGLSRRNRFDPGSGLDGLVTVPASQASAEQRAGRAGRLGPGRCLRLWSPAEQQRRPAFDPPELLEVDPLPLALQLAQWGDPLGSNLHWIDPPAPAHLQQARLQLDQLGALAATGQLNSHGQRLAQLGVHPRLAQLLLLGEQLGQLELACGLAVLLSERDPLNQQEAGSDLLRRLDWLGEDRPGDSSQRRLRQLQSQLHRQVRQLGGQGSSPTTARPLGRSVTLSEAAASLVAAAYPERLALARAGKPGRYLLSGGRGAVLHADDPLVACPALAVAQLDGQGQDARIQLAIPLDIGQMRQLAEQTGGQGQVVVEARWDGEGQRVRCERSLRLGALVLERRSWSEAEPALIRSALLEGLRQLGLEALPWDPASRQLQQRLNLAHRHLGDPWPDCSPQQLLAQLDEWLGPHLNGLSSRDDLQGLPLGEALWGAAPWSLRPQLDQLLPVTLTVPSGRQVKLDYSSGQPVLAVKLQELFGARTNPMVLSGQLAVTVHLLTPAGRPAAITQDLAGFWERSYPEVRKELRGRYPRHPWPEDPGQAQATALTKARLQQGSNRA, from the coding sequence CTGATTCCACAAGGACAGCCCCTGCCAACACCACCGCTACCAATTGACGGCCTGCTGGCGCCGCTGCTCGAAGCCTGCAGGCCCGGTGCCACCGTGCTGCTCCAGGCACCCCCTGGGGCAGGTAAAACGACTCGGGTACCCCTAGCTCTGCTGTCAGGACTGAACCTGGAGGCGGGCAAGCCAGGTGCCCCATCTGGTCGCATCTGGATGCTGGAACCCCGTCGTCTGGCAGCCAAAGCGGCAGCCCAAAGGCTGGCGGCCGAGCTCGGTGAGCCCCTCGGCCAGCAAGTTGGCTACAGCGTGCGACTCGAATCCTGCATCTCAGCCGCCACCCGCCTGGAGGTGCTGACAGACGGCCTGTTTCTGCGGCGCTTGCAGGCAAACCCTGACCTTGATCGGGTCGACTGCCTGATCTTTGACGAATTCCACGAGCGCGGCGCCGACACCGACCTATCCCTTGCCCTGGTGCGTCAGGCCAGGGAGCTGCTGAGACCAGAGCTGCGGCTGGTGCTGATGTCTGCCACCCTCAACCTGGCCCCGCTGGCGGAGCAGTTGCCTGGCGCCACCGTGCTGACCAGCGAAGGCCGTTGCTATCCGGTGGCGATAAGCCACCAGCCACCGCGACCAGGCGAAAGGCTGGCGCAACAGCTGGTGCGCGCCCTTGAGCAGCACTGGCTAGAGCAGCGCGGCGACGGCGAAACCGTGCTGGTTTTCCTCCCCGGGCAGAGGGAGATCCTGGACTGCAGCCGGGCGATCGCCGCCACCGAATGGGGCAAGCCCAGCCATCGGGGCGTCGAGTGCGTTCCCCTGCACGGCAACCTGCCCCTGGAGGCCCAGGGCCGCGCTATTGGCCCGGCCAGCAGCGCCGCGGGCAAGGTGGTGCTAGCCACCTCCATCGCTGAGAGTTCCCTCACCTTGGCCGGGGTAGCCCTGGTGCTCGACAGTGGTCTGAGCCGCCGCAACCGCTTCGATCCGGGAAGTGGACTTGATGGCCTCGTCACCGTGCCCGCCAGCCAAGCCAGCGCTGAGCAACGGGCCGGCCGGGCCGGGCGCCTGGGGCCAGGTCGCTGCCTGCGCCTCTGGTCGCCCGCTGAACAGCAGCGCCGTCCCGCCTTCGATCCACCGGAGTTGCTGGAGGTAGATCCCCTGCCCCTGGCCCTGCAACTGGCCCAGTGGGGCGATCCCCTTGGCAGCAACCTGCACTGGATCGACCCACCAGCACCTGCACACCTGCAGCAGGCCCGTCTACAGCTCGACCAGCTTGGGGCCTTAGCCGCCACCGGGCAGCTGAACAGCCACGGGCAGCGCCTGGCCCAACTGGGGGTGCATCCGCGCCTCGCCCAGCTGCTACTGCTGGGCGAGCAACTTGGCCAACTGGAGCTGGCCTGCGGCCTGGCTGTGCTGCTGAGCGAGCGCGACCCCCTCAACCAGCAGGAGGCCGGCAGTGACCTGCTGCGTCGACTTGACTGGCTAGGGGAAGACCGCCCTGGCGATAGCTCCCAGCGCCGCCTGCGTCAGCTGCAAAGCCAGCTGCACCGCCAGGTCAGGCAACTTGGTGGCCAGGGTTCCAGCCCTACAACCGCAAGGCCGCTTGGCCGATCAGTAACCCTGTCAGAAGCGGCGGCCTCGCTAGTTGCCGCCGCCTATCCCGAACGGCTGGCCTTAGCCAGGGCAGGCAAGCCGGGCCGCTATCTACTCAGTGGCGGCCGCGGCGCCGTGCTCCATGCAGACGATCCTCTGGTGGCCTGCCCTGCTCTGGCCGTTGCCCAGCTTGATGGCCAGGGTCAGGACGCTCGCATCCAGCTGGCGATTCCCCTTGATATCGGCCAAATGCGACAACTGGCGGAGCAGACCGGCGGCCAAGGCCAGGTCGTAGTGGAGGCGCGCTGGGATGGAGAAGGTCAACGGGTGCGCTGCGAACGCTCCCTGCGACTAGGGGCGCTGGTGCTTGAGCGCCGCAGCTGGAGCGAAGCCGAACCGGCCTTGATTCGTAGCGCCCTTCTAGAGGGCCTGCGACAGCTGGGATTGGAAGCTCTGCCATGGGATCCCGCCAGCCGCCAACTCCAGCAACGCCTCAACCTGGCCCACCGGCACTTAGGCGACCCATGGCCCGACTGCAGCCCCCAGCAGCTACTTGCCCAGCTAGATGAATGGCTCGGCCCCCACCTCAACGGCCTCAGCAGCCGCGACGACCTGCAGGGACTACCCCTAGGCGAAGCCCTCTGGGGTGCCGCCCCCTGGAGCCTGCGTCCCCAACTCGATCAGCTGCTGCCAGTGACCCTGACCGTGCCCTCTGGCCGCCAAGTCAAGCTCGACTACAGCAGCGGCCAGCCCGTGCTGGCGGTAAAGCTGCAGGAGCTATTCGGCGCTCGCACAAACCCAATGGTGCTCTCAGGTCAGCTAGCCGTAACCGTGCACCTGCTCACACCGGCCGGCCGGCCGGCGGCGATCACCCAGGATCTGGCGGGCTTCTGGGAGCGCAGCTACCCGGAGGTGCGCAAGGAGCTGCGCGGGCGCTACCCCCGTCACCCCTGGCCGGAAGACCCGGGCCAGGCCCAGGCGACGGCCCTGACCAAAGCGAGGCTGCAACAGGGGAGTAATCGAGCCTGA
- a CDS encoding DUF2973 domain-containing protein — MNTVLSQLLPLLYGACFVALLWQAFKVMGQGFRAIPRPGDRDAMGTPATQAADIRSNLDRTGRLTIHPELLDSDGQITQEDLLTVRFSGDNEQAAYPGDLS; from the coding sequence ATGAACACTGTGCTCTCCCAACTTTTACCCCTGCTCTACGGGGCCTGCTTTGTGGCCCTGCTATGGCAAGCCTTCAAGGTGATGGGTCAGGGATTCCGCGCCATTCCCCGTCCAGGCGACAGAGACGCCATGGGTACGCCTGCAACACAAGCAGCCGACATCAGGTCCAATCTCGACCGCACCGGCCGCCTCACCATCCATCCGGAGCTGCTTGATTCAGATGGTCAGATCACCCAAGAAGACCTGTTGACCGTTCGCTTTAGCGGCGACAACGAGCAAGCTGCTTACCCAGGTGACCTCAGCTGA
- a CDS encoding trypsin-like peptidase domain-containing protein: MSDLRALPWLGSGLMAMALLAPPAPWPGAAAHAQSATSVGLNRQSFVAAAVRRAGPAVVTIDTERTVTASGGASGGLPRSLLDDPLFRQFFGMPQLQQQPSQRTERGQGSGFIFQAEGLILTNAHVVEKSDRVTVGLQGGRRVEGTVVGLDRLTDLAVVRLAGNGPWPVAPLGNSDSLQVGEWAIAVGNPYGLDNTVTMGIISNLNRNASKLGITDKRLDLIQTDAAINPGNSGGPLLNADGEVIGINTLVRTGPGAGLGFAIPINRARDIAGQLISTGRVNHPVIGVSLDGVRAGDGTGLKQGVRVMAVQASSPAARAGLQKGDVIIAVGNQPIASPSQLVTAVERAGVGGRLALRVSRAGNLMQLTVVPAQLAPAP, translated from the coding sequence ATGTCTGATTTGCGGGCCTTGCCCTGGCTGGGTTCGGGGCTGATGGCGATGGCTCTGCTAGCACCCCCTGCCCCCTGGCCAGGCGCTGCCGCCCATGCCCAGAGTGCAACGTCAGTCGGCTTGAACCGCCAGTCATTTGTAGCCGCTGCTGTTCGCCGCGCTGGCCCCGCGGTCGTGACGATTGACACGGAACGGACCGTGACGGCCTCAGGTGGTGCTTCGGGAGGCTTGCCAAGGAGCCTGCTCGATGACCCCCTGTTTCGCCAATTTTTTGGCATGCCCCAGCTGCAACAGCAGCCCTCGCAGCGCACAGAGCGGGGGCAGGGAAGTGGCTTCATCTTTCAGGCTGAAGGCCTGATTTTGACCAATGCCCACGTGGTGGAGAAATCAGATCGGGTGACCGTGGGGCTGCAGGGTGGTCGTCGGGTTGAGGGCACGGTGGTCGGTCTTGATCGCCTCACGGATCTGGCGGTTGTGAGGTTGGCTGGCAATGGCCCCTGGCCAGTAGCGCCCCTGGGCAACTCCGACAGCTTGCAAGTGGGCGAGTGGGCAATTGCCGTAGGCAACCCATACGGCTTGGACAACACCGTGACCATGGGGATCATCAGCAATCTCAACCGCAACGCCAGCAAGCTGGGCATCACAGACAAGCGCTTGGATCTGATTCAGACCGATGCAGCAATTAACCCGGGCAATTCAGGTGGGCCGCTGCTGAATGCGGATGGCGAGGTTATCGGTATTAACACCTTGGTGCGAACCGGGCCTGGCGCGGGCTTGGGATTTGCTATTCCAATTAACCGGGCCCGCGATATTGCCGGCCAACTGATTAGTACTGGTCGTGTCAACCACCCGGTTATCGGCGTAAGTCTCGATGGAGTTCGCGCCGGGGATGGCACTGGACTTAAGCAAGGGGTGAGGGTAATGGCGGTTCAGGCTTCCTCACCGGCGGCCCGGGCAGGACTGCAAAAGGGCGATGTGATTATTGCGGTGGGTAATCAACCCATCGCTAGCCCCTCCCAGCTGGTGACAGCAGTGGAGCGGGCAGGGGTGGGGGGAAGATTGGCGCTTCGGGTGAGTAGGGCCGGAAACTTGATGCAATTAACGGTTGTTCCAGCCCAGTTAGCCCCAGCCCCCTAG
- a CDS encoding ABC transporter ATP-binding protein: MLRLERLGKIYPTGEVLRDVTWEVRPGDRIGLVGVNGAGKSTQMKIIAGLEEPSSGLVVKQGEPRIAYLQQEFDVDPARTVREELFQAFGEAAEVLIRQHQLEHEMASEQAASDPDHLDELIHELGRLHSRFEALHGYELDARIDKLLPTIGFSPEGAEQLVGDYSGGWQMRIALGKILLQEPDLLLLDEPTNHLDVETIQWLEGYLVEQTAALVVISHDRTFLDRVCNQIVETERGVSRTYLGNYSQHLEQKVLEREATQAAFDRQQKELGAQQAYIDRFRASATRSTQAKSREKLLEKVERVEAPLEGVGGPRFRFPEAPRSGRLVADIKNLTHSYGEQILFLGAELEVERGDRIAFVGPNGAGKSTLLRLIMGSEQPEDGCASLGEHNVIANYFEQNQAEALDLSKTVINTIFEVVPDWTQTQVRSLLGSFCFSNESVFKEAGKLSGGEKARLALALMLLSPCNLLVLDEPTNHLDIPAKQMLEDALIDYEGAALLVSHDRYFISRVANRIVEIRDGQLVLYRGDYSYYLTKKEEEADLARQAEEAERKTAKQAANKAKQASRKSQSKSS; the protein is encoded by the coding sequence GTGCTCCGCCTCGAACGCCTCGGCAAGATTTATCCCACCGGCGAGGTGCTGCGGGATGTCACCTGGGAGGTGAGGCCTGGAGACCGCATTGGCCTGGTGGGCGTCAACGGAGCTGGCAAGTCCACCCAGATGAAAATCATTGCCGGGCTGGAAGAGCCCAGCAGTGGCCTGGTGGTGAAGCAAGGCGAACCCCGCATTGCCTACCTGCAACAGGAATTCGACGTCGATCCAGCCCGCACGGTGCGAGAGGAGCTGTTCCAGGCCTTCGGCGAAGCAGCTGAAGTGCTGATTCGCCAGCACCAGCTGGAGCACGAAATGGCCAGCGAGCAGGCCGCCAGCGACCCAGACCATCTCGACGAGCTGATCCACGAGCTAGGCCGGCTGCACAGCCGTTTCGAGGCGTTGCACGGCTACGAGCTCGACGCCCGCATCGACAAACTGCTGCCCACCATTGGCTTCAGCCCTGAGGGGGCCGAACAGCTGGTGGGGGATTATTCCGGCGGCTGGCAGATGCGCATCGCCCTCGGCAAAATCCTCCTCCAGGAGCCGGATCTGCTGCTGCTCGACGAGCCCACCAACCATCTGGATGTGGAAACGATCCAGTGGCTCGAGGGCTATCTGGTCGAACAGACCGCGGCCCTAGTGGTGATCAGCCACGACCGCACCTTCCTGGATCGGGTCTGCAACCAGATAGTGGAGACCGAGCGGGGGGTTTCGCGCACCTACCTGGGCAACTACAGCCAGCACCTAGAGCAGAAAGTCCTGGAGCGCGAAGCAACCCAGGCCGCATTTGATCGGCAACAAAAGGAGCTGGGAGCCCAGCAGGCCTACATCGACCGTTTTCGGGCCAGTGCCACCCGCTCCACCCAAGCCAAAAGCCGGGAGAAACTGCTGGAGAAAGTCGAGCGAGTCGAAGCTCCGCTCGAAGGTGTCGGCGGGCCGCGGTTCCGCTTTCCCGAAGCACCGCGCTCCGGGCGCCTGGTGGCGGATATCAAAAACCTGACCCACAGCTACGGCGAGCAGATTCTGTTTTTGGGTGCTGAGCTGGAGGTGGAACGGGGTGACCGCATCGCCTTTGTCGGTCCTAACGGCGCCGGTAAATCAACCCTGCTGCGGCTGATCATGGGCAGCGAACAGCCCGAGGACGGCTGCGCCAGCCTCGGGGAGCACAACGTGATTGCGAACTACTTCGAGCAGAACCAGGCCGAAGCCCTAGACCTCTCCAAAACCGTGATCAACACGATCTTCGAGGTAGTGCCCGACTGGACTCAGACCCAGGTGCGCTCACTGCTGGGCAGCTTCTGCTTCAGCAACGAAAGCGTATTCAAGGAGGCAGGCAAGCTCTCTGGAGGGGAGAAGGCCAGGCTGGCGCTGGCCTTGATGCTGCTCAGCCCCTGCAACCTCCTTGTGCTGGATGAGCCCACAAATCACCTTGACATTCCAGCCAAGCAAATGCTGGAAGACGCCCTGATCGACTACGAGGGGGCGGCCTTGCTGGTGAGCCACGACCGCTATTTCATCTCCAGAGTGGCCAACCGGATCGTGGAGATCCGAGATGGCCAACTGGTGCTCTACCGCGGCGATTATTCCTATTACCTAACAAAGAAAGAAGAGGAAGCTGACCTGGCCAGGCAGGCAGAAGAAGCAGAACGCAAAACGGCAAAACAAGCAGCCAACAAGGCCAAGCAGGCATCACGCAAATCCCAGTCAAAATCCAGCTGA
- a CDS encoding ribbon-helix-helix domain-containing protein yields the protein MATRQTSSSGKSKSPRIQVVLPEELCQRLAEFADAESRTVSNMAKVLIQQGVERLQQAQSSQASPVSAGFQAELFRQGLEASQAQKPQRLRGAPRRVRLHRPA from the coding sequence GTGGCCACCCGGCAGACCTCCTCTAGTGGCAAGTCCAAATCACCCCGAATTCAGGTGGTGTTGCCCGAGGAGCTCTGCCAGCGGTTGGCTGAATTCGCGGATGCCGAGTCCCGCACGGTGAGCAATATGGCCAAGGTGCTGATCCAGCAGGGTGTGGAGCGGCTGCAGCAGGCCCAATCCAGCCAGGCTTCCCCGGTTTCGGCGGGTTTCCAGGCTGAGCTTTTTCGTCAGGGACTGGAGGCCAGTCAGGCCCAGAAACCCCAGCGCCTGCGGGGAGCTCCCCGCAGGGTTCGCTTGCACCGACCGGCTTGA
- a CDS encoding anhydro-N-acetylmuramic acid kinase, translating to MRVLGLMSGTSADGVDAVLASFSGPPQRPHWRLEKHHFNPYPTELQRQLIGIGQGQSFDSSTLLELAEAVTEQQALAARACDPQGRAQLVGCHGQTLWHRPPRAGQRGASWQILQGPLLAELLATPVVFDFRSADLALGGQGAPLVPPADQALLGRCGGWRAVLNLGGIANLTLIPPAQGPESCLPVRGWDCGPANSLLDLATMHFSDGQQSYDTDGAWARRGRIDEALIQRWLAEPYFQSPPPKSTGRELFGQADLERRLAEVKGRDAADALATLTGFSAAVVAQDLGHGSQAIELLVAGGGCRNSLLLEQLQRRCRGLIVRPLAEFGIGEAEREALAFALLAWWHALGHQGNLPSVTGASGGAVLGLCARPQAGRCKRTLRGAPRRRWGFWA from the coding sequence ATGCGGGTGTTGGGGTTGATGAGCGGCACAAGCGCCGATGGCGTGGATGCCGTCCTGGCCAGCTTCAGCGGGCCGCCCCAACGTCCGCACTGGAGGCTGGAAAAGCACCACTTCAACCCTTACCCCACCGAGCTCCAACGCCAACTAATTGGCATTGGTCAAGGCCAATCGTTCGATAGCTCAACGCTGCTCGAATTGGCCGAAGCCGTGACCGAGCAGCAAGCTCTGGCCGCCAGAGCATGCGATCCCCAGGGCAGGGCCCAATTAGTTGGCTGCCACGGCCAGACCCTCTGGCATCGCCCGCCCCGGGCTGGTCAACGGGGTGCCAGCTGGCAAATACTTCAAGGTCCTCTGCTGGCGGAACTGCTGGCTACGCCGGTGGTATTCGATTTCCGCAGTGCTGATCTGGCCCTGGGCGGCCAGGGAGCACCGCTTGTCCCACCTGCAGACCAGGCCCTACTGGGTCGTTGCGGCGGCTGGCGTGCGGTACTGAATCTGGGGGGCATCGCCAACCTCACCCTGATCCCACCGGCCCAGGGCCCCGAAAGTTGCCTGCCAGTGCGGGGTTGGGACTGTGGTCCTGCTAATAGCCTGCTGGACCTGGCGACCATGCACTTCAGTGACGGCCAGCAGAGCTATGACACTGATGGGGCGTGGGCCCGCCGTGGAAGGATCGATGAAGCCCTGATTCAACGCTGGTTAGCTGAGCCCTATTTCCAGAGCCCACCGCCGAAGTCCACCGGTCGAGAGCTATTCGGCCAGGCAGACCTGGAGCGGCGGCTGGCCGAAGTCAAGGGGAGAGACGCGGCGGATGCCCTAGCCACCCTGACCGGCTTCAGTGCCGCGGTTGTCGCCCAGGATTTGGGCCATGGGAGCCAAGCGATCGAGCTGCTGGTGGCTGGCGGGGGCTGCCGCAACAGCCTGCTCCTAGAACAACTGCAACGCCGCTGCCGCGGCCTGATCGTGCGGCCGCTGGCGGAATTTGGCATCGGCGAGGCGGAGCGAGAGGCCTTGGCCTTCGCCCTGCTGGCCTGGTGGCACGCCCTGGGGCATCAGGGGAATCTGCCCTCAGTCACCGGCGCCAGCGGCGGCGCCGTGCTGGGGCTATGCGCCCGTCCTCAAGCCGGTCGGTGCAAGCGAACCCTGCGGGGAGCTCCCCGCAGGCGCTGGGGTTTCTGGGCCTGA
- a CDS encoding peroxiredoxin, whose translation MSLQLGDTVPDFTQDSQLGQINLYDFGADSWVVLFSHPADYTPVCTTELGEVSRLRPEWEKRNVKTIALSVDSAESHNGWICDINETQNTTVDYPILADADKKVSDLYGMIHPNSLNNLTVRSVFIIDPNKKLRLQITYPASTGRNFHEILRVIDSLQLTDNHSVATPVNWKDGDDCVVVPSISTEDARAKFAKGVTEIKPYLRMTPQPNK comes from the coding sequence ATGTCCCTCCAACTCGGCGATACCGTTCCCGACTTCACCCAGGACTCCCAGCTCGGGCAGATCAATCTCTACGACTTCGGCGCTGACAGCTGGGTTGTGCTGTTCTCCCACCCGGCCGACTACACCCCTGTTTGCACCACAGAATTGGGAGAGGTCTCGCGGCTTCGCCCTGAATGGGAAAAGCGCAACGTCAAAACCATCGCCTTGAGCGTTGATTCCGCCGAAAGCCACAACGGCTGGATCTGCGACATCAACGAAACCCAGAACACAACAGTCGATTATCCGATCCTGGCGGATGCGGACAAAAAGGTGAGCGACCTCTACGGGATGATCCACCCCAACTCTCTTAACAATCTGACCGTGCGTTCGGTGTTCATCATCGATCCCAACAAGAAACTGCGCCTTCAGATCACCTATCCCGCCAGCACCGGCCGCAACTTCCACGAAATCCTGCGGGTGATTGATTCCCTACAGCTCACCGACAACCACTCCGTGGCCACCCCAGTGAACTGGAAAGACGGCGACGATTGCGTGGTGGTGCCATCGATCTCCACCGAAGATGCCCGCGCCAAGTTTGCCAAGGGCGTCACTGAGATCAAGCCCTACCTGCGTATGACCCCCCAGCCCAACAAGTGA
- the hflX gene encoding GTPase HflX — protein sequence MKQGGLAGRTAGLRPAQKRRLERLCHRRHPDDQVAELLCLQRLASESRELELPLSLVVDSRGLCRLLWVGPLEQSGRLLERLPGSERRQGSELRLITCCGRTKQLEAGRQEGIVGLDLAPIVWLRFGDRAGAGGQWPAQLLVAHPDAAEPWASEATEDLAELCGRDPLSLTPPNAPSASAFGANQDGPERVLLLALTPGDRGRAQRLIAELEGLVDSAGAVPVGVVEQRRSQVAPQTLWGEGKVGEAALEARRLGATLVVTDRELTPVQARNLERLLDLPVSDRSELILDIFAQRAASAAGRLQVELAQLRYRLPRLTGRGRSLSRQGGGIGTRGPGETQLEKDRRAIARRIERLQREVGQLGEHRARLRRSRQGLRRLALVGYTNAGKSSLLNALTRASEARAVLAENKLFATLDPTTRRLELPEPVLLTDTVGFIRDLPPPLLEAFRSTLEETLEAEGLLVVVDLADPAWPEQWHTVNTILDSLGATAPRRLIANQIDRCPAGEVERARALAPTALFISATACLGLQHLRQELRSWPESAPENENTTSAR from the coding sequence GTGAAACAAGGCGGCCTGGCGGGGCGCACGGCCGGCTTGCGACCCGCCCAAAAAAGACGCCTGGAACGCCTCTGCCACCGCCGCCATCCAGACGACCAGGTAGCTGAATTGCTCTGCTTGCAGCGGCTTGCCAGTGAAAGCCGTGAGCTGGAGCTGCCGCTCAGCTTGGTAGTGGATAGCCGGGGCCTGTGCCGGCTGCTCTGGGTGGGCCCGCTGGAGCAATCGGGCCGGCTGCTGGAGCGCCTGCCCGGCTCGGAGCGCCGCCAGGGGTCCGAGCTGCGGCTGATTACTTGCTGCGGCCGAACCAAACAGCTTGAAGCCGGCCGCCAGGAGGGAATCGTGGGGCTGGATCTAGCCCCCATCGTTTGGCTGCGCTTCGGCGACAGGGCGGGGGCCGGGGGCCAATGGCCCGCCCAATTGCTGGTGGCCCACCCCGACGCCGCCGAGCCCTGGGCAAGCGAAGCCACTGAAGATCTAGCCGAGCTGTGCGGCCGCGATCCCCTCAGCCTCACCCCGCCAAATGCACCCAGCGCTAGCGCCTTTGGCGCCAACCAAGATGGCCCTGAACGGGTGCTGCTGCTGGCCCTCACCCCCGGCGACCGCGGCCGGGCCCAGCGCCTAATCGCCGAACTAGAGGGACTCGTAGACAGCGCTGGTGCCGTACCGGTGGGAGTGGTGGAGCAGCGCCGCAGCCAGGTTGCCCCCCAGACCCTCTGGGGTGAGGGGAAAGTGGGTGAAGCGGCCCTGGAGGCCCGGCGGCTCGGCGCCACCCTGGTAGTTACGGACCGGGAGCTCACACCGGTGCAAGCCCGCAATCTGGAGCGGCTCCTCGATCTGCCTGTGAGCGACCGCAGTGAACTGATTCTCGACATCTTTGCCCAACGGGCCGCCAGCGCCGCCGGGCGCCTGCAGGTGGAGCTAGCCCAACTGCGCTACAGGCTGCCCAGGCTCACAGGCCGCGGCCGCAGCCTGTCGCGGCAGGGGGGAGGCATCGGCACCCGGGGACCGGGCGAAACCCAACTGGAAAAAGATCGCCGCGCCATCGCCCGCCGGATTGAGCGGTTGCAGCGGGAGGTGGGCCAGCTGGGTGAGCACCGGGCCCGGTTGCGCCGCAGCCGCCAGGGACTGCGGCGACTGGCCCTAGTGGGTTACACCAACGCCGGTAAAAGCTCCCTGCTCAACGCCTTAACCAGGGCCAGCGAAGCCCGCGCCGTACTGGCAGAAAACAAGCTCTTTGCCACCCTCGATCCCACCACCCGGCGACTTGAGCTGCCGGAACCAGTACTGCTCACTGACACGGTGGGCTTCATCCGCGATTTGCCCCCGCCCCTGCTGGAAGCCTTCCGCTCAACCCTGGAGGAAACCCTTGAAGCTGAGGGGCTGTTGGTCGTGGTTGATCTAGCCGACCCCGCCTGGCCCGAGCAGTGGCACACCGTCAACACCATCCTCGATTCCCTTGGAGCAACCGCCCCCAGGCGCCTGATCGCCAATCAAATCGACCGCTGCCCAGCCGGGGAGGTGGAGCGAGCCCGGGCGCTAGCCCCAACGGCCCTGTTCATTTCCGCCACCGCCTGCCTGGGCCTGCAGCACCTGCGCCAGGAGTTGCGCAGCTGGCCCGAGTCAGCGCCTGAGAACGAAAACACCACATCTGCGCGCTGA
- a CDS encoding NAD(P)/FAD-dependent oxidoreductase encodes MVIVGGGFGGLYTALALAERRQHPPILLIEPNDRFLFLPLLYELLSGELRSWEIAPRYDSLLAGKGVAWLQDRVVRIDAQSSHVHTASGRCLPFSRLVLATGAQANDFGIPGVAEYSLGFRTLADVERLQRLIQTLKERARPLQRLAVVGAGASGVELACKLADQLQGSTIVDLIEQGPGLLPQAKAFNREQAEQALQRRDVRLRTHTRVEAVQPGGLTLLGPAGSEQLKVDGVIWTAGLRFQSLECQPPIPVDRLGRLSCEPTLQVVDQPHLFALGDIAQQESPLPATAQVAFQQAECLAANLMHSLAGEPLDPFNYNDLGEMMSLGRGEASLVGGGFTLAGAAAFQIRKLAYLARLPGKSHQFKVVAGWLADWPR; translated from the coding sequence GTGGTGATTGTGGGCGGGGGTTTTGGTGGGCTTTACACCGCCCTCGCCCTGGCAGAGCGCCGCCAACATCCACCAATCCTGCTGATCGAACCCAACGATCGCTTCCTATTCCTGCCCCTGCTCTACGAACTGCTGAGCGGCGAATTGCGCAGCTGGGAAATCGCACCCCGCTACGACAGTTTGCTGGCCGGCAAAGGGGTGGCCTGGCTGCAGGACCGGGTTGTGCGCATCGACGCCCAGTCTTCCCATGTGCACACCGCCAGCGGCCGCTGCCTGCCCTTCAGCCGCCTGGTGCTGGCCACGGGTGCCCAGGCCAATGATTTCGGCATCCCTGGCGTAGCTGAATACAGCCTCGGTTTTCGCACCTTGGCAGACGTGGAACGCCTGCAGCGGCTAATCCAGACCTTGAAGGAGCGGGCCCGGCCCCTACAGCGCTTGGCCGTGGTGGGAGCTGGTGCCAGCGGGGTGGAATTGGCCTGCAAGCTGGCCGACCAGTTGCAGGGGAGCACGATTGTGGACCTGATTGAGCAGGGCCCCGGACTGCTGCCCCAGGCCAAGGCCTTCAACCGAGAGCAGGCTGAGCAGGCCCTGCAACGCCGGGATGTGAGGCTGCGAACCCACACCCGCGTCGAGGCGGTGCAACCAGGTGGACTGACGCTGCTGGGGCCAGCGGGCTCGGAGCAGCTCAAAGTTGATGGGGTTATCTGGACTGCAGGCCTGCGCTTTCAATCGCTTGAATGCCAGCCGCCAATTCCCGTCGACCGACTTGGACGACTGAGCTGCGAGCCCACCCTGCAGGTGGTCGATCAGCCCCACCTATTTGCCCTGGGTGACATCGCCCAGCAGGAGTCACCCCTGCCAGCCACGGCCCAAGTGGCCTTCCAACAAGCTGAGTGCCTGGCCGCCAACCTGATGCATTCCCTCGCTGGCGAACCCCTCGATCCCTTCAACTACAACGACCTCGGCGAAATGATGAGCCTGGGCCGAGGTGAAGCAAGCCTCGTTGGCGGCGGGTTCACCCTGGCGGGGGCAGCGGCATTTCAGATCCGCAAACTGGCCTACCTGGCCCGCTTACCTGGCAAATCCCATCAGTTCAAAGTGGTCGCCGGCTGGCTAGCGGACTGGCCACGGTGA